The genomic region CGAACTCGGTGTCCAGGGCCACCAGGCGGTTTTCCTTGGTTTTCTCGGCCAGTGCCGCGGTCAGGTCGCTGATGCTGTTGATCTGCGGGAATTCCTTGGCCACGTTCTCTGGCAGGGCCAGGGCGTAGGTGTTGCTGAATTTCGAAGGGGACAGCCAGACCAGGCCTTTTTTCGCATCGAGTTCTTTCACTCGGGCGTAGGACTGTTCGCTGTCGAGCTTCTCGTCGACATGGTTGTAGGCCACCAGCGACACACCGGTGTATTCCCAGATCAGGTCCAGTTGCCCGCTTTCCTGGGCACTGCGCGCCAGGTTGCTGCCCAGGCCGCCGGTCACACGGGTGTCGTAACCCTTGGTGCGCAGGTACTGAGAAGTGATTTCGGCGAGCAGGGTCTGTTCAGTGAACACCCGGGCGCCGATGCGGATGACCGGTTTTTCAGCGGCTTGCGCAAACCCTGCGAACAGCAGGACGCAGCTCAATATCAATGTCAGTTTTTTCATGTGAATTCCTGTTTCAGGCCTAAGACGGGGCCAAAGCCTTAAGACGGACGCAACCCGCGTTCCAGCCAAAGGCGGCTGGCCATGGTCACCAGACCGTCGAGCAGCAAGGCCAGCAGCGCGGTGCACGCGGCGCCGAGCAGCAGTTGCGGCTGATTGTTCAGGGCGATGCCGGGGAAGATCAGGCTGCCCAGGCTGTTGGCGCCAATCAGGAACGCCAGGGGCGCGGTACCGACGTTGATCGCCAGCGCGACGCGCACACCGCCGATGATGATCGGCACGGCGTTGGGCAGTTCCACGCGAAACAGCACCTGGCGCGGCGTCATGCCGATGCCGACGGCAGCTTCTTTCAGGGAACCTTGAACGTTTTTCAGGCCTTCATAGGTGTTGCGCACGATGGGCAGCAACGAGGCGAGGAACAGCGCGAAGATCGCGGGGCCGCTGCCGATGCCAAGGACACCGAGGGCGATGGCCAGTACGGCCAGGGGAGGGACGGTATTGCCGATGTTGAAGATCTGCATGAAGCGTTCTGCGCGCCCGACCATGTTGGGTCGGCTGAGCAGGATACCGGCGGGAATCCCTACGATCAGGGCGGCCAGCATTGAAACAAGGACGAGGATCAAGTGAGCTTGCAGGTAAAACAACAAATCGTCGCGGTACAGTTCGATCGTGTTGATGCCGATCCAGTGGACCAGCAGGGCCAGGGGAGCGACGACAACCGCTCCTCCTATCAGCCCTTTGCCATAGCGAATAGCCACAGGCGGACTCCTTTTTTCTTTTGTCGGCGAACACATTTCCGAGCGGCAATGCCATTCCTGGCTGTCGGCGAATGTGGTCGCGAATAGCAGCTCGCCCCTACCGGCAACGCGGTATGCGGTCGAGCCATGAGCGCAGCCTCGTCAGGCTAACTTGCTGATTTTTCAGCCCCTGTTACGAGTGCGATAGCAGGGGAGTGGACGTCTCTACCTTTTAAAAGGTTCCATACTTGGCAGCAATTAGCCACCCCCAATGGGGTGAACGGTGGTCTGTAACCCCGGGTTTGCGCTATACTCGCCGCCCTTTTTTGACTCACCTGCCAGGCGATTTCCCATGACCCACCAGGCCGCCGAAGTCGCGAAACGCCGCACTTTCGCCATTATTTCCCACCCCGATGCCGGTAAAACCACCATCACCGAAAAGCTGTTGCTGATGGGCAAGGCAATCGCGGTGGCCGGCACGGTGAAATCCCGTAAATCCGACCGCCATGCCACCTCCGACTGGATGGAAATGGAAAAGCAGCGTGGTATTTCCATTACCACGTCGGTCATGCAGTTCCCGTATCGCGACCACATGATCAACCTGCTCGACACCCCGGGCCATGAAGACTTCTCCGAAGACACCTACCGCACCTTGACCGCGGTTGACTCGGCGCTGATGGTCCTCGACGGCGGTAAAGGCGTTGAGCCACGTACCATCGCGCTGATGGACGTCTGCCGCCTGCGGGACACGCCGATTGTCAGCTTTATCAACAAACTCGACCGTGACATCCGCGACCCGATCGAACTGCTGGACGAAATCGAAGCCGTCCTGAAGATCAAGGCCGCGCCAATCACCTGGCCGATTGGTTGCTACCGCGACTTCAAGGGCGTGTACCACCTGGCCGACGACTACATCATTGTGTACACCGCCGGCCATGGCCACGAACGGACCGATGTGAAAATCATCGAGAAGCTCGACTCCGACGAAGCCCGCGCCCACCTGGGTGACGAGTACGACCGGTTTGTCGATCAACTGGAACTGGTGCAGGGCGCCTGCCACGAGTTCAACCAGCAGGAATTCCTCGACGGCCAGCTGACGCCGGTGTTCTTCGGTACCGCCCTGGGCAACTTCGGTGTCGATCACGTGCTCGACGCCGTGGTCAATTGGGCTCCCAAGCCGCTGGCCCGTGTTGCCAACGAGCGTACCGTTGAACCGGTGGAAGAGAAGTTTGCCGGCTTCGTGTTCAAGATCCAGGCGAACATGGATCCCAAGCACCGCGACCGTATCGCCTTTATGCGCATCTGCTCCGGCAAATACGAAAAAGGCATGAAGATGCGCCACGTGCGCACCGGCAAGGACGTGCGCATCGGCGACGCCCTGACCTTCTTCTCCTCCGAGCGTGAGCAACTGGAAGAAGCGTTTGCCGGCGACATCATCGGCTTGCACAACCACGGCACCATCCAGATCGGCGACACGTTCACCGAAGGCGAGGCGCTGGGCTTCACTGGTATCCCGCACTTCGCCCCGGAACTGTTCCGCCGCGTACGCCTGCGTGACCCGCTGAAATCCAAGCAACTGCGCCAGGGTTTGCAGCAGTTGGCGGAAGAGGGCGCCACTCAGGTGTTCTTCCCGGAGCGCAGCAACGACATCATCCTCGGCGCCGTCGGTGTGCTGCAGTTCGATGTGGTGGCCAGCCGTCTGAAAGAGGAATACAAGGTGGAATGCTCCTACGAGCCGATCACCGTGTACTCCGCGCGCTGGATCGATTGCAGCGATAAGAAGAAGCTGGAAGAGTTCAAGATCAAGGCCGTGGAAAACCTCGCGATCGACGGCGGTGGTCACCTGACCTACCTGGCCCCGACCCGGGTCAACCTGGCGCTGATGGAAGAGCGCTGGCCGGATGTGAAATTCCGCGCGACCCGTGAGCATCACTAAGGGTTAGGGATATAAGAGAGGGCGAAGCTGTGATGGCTTCGCCTTTTTCTTTGGCTGCTATCCGGGTTGTTTCATTGGCGAAAACTTCAGTTCGGGACTAGCTTGAAGCAAGGCGACGGCGGACAGCTGTCGTACGCAATTCAACTCCTGACTGGGCGGAATTCGACCATGAGTATCTTTCAACGTGTGGTGCTGTTGCTCAAAGTGCTGGTGATGTTGTCATTGGGTATGTCTTCCGCGTGGGCCACGACGGCGGTGCAGAGCCATGGCACGGGTTTTGTGGCGGTGAAGACGGTGCAGGCGGGTGGCTTGCAGCTGGCCAAGAGTGAATCCGAGCCCGGTGACGAAAACCAGGGCGGCTCCAAGGACGATGACGATGCCGAGAACCCGGACAATGACGGCGAAGACAGCGACACCTACAACGATGGGGACAGCGATACGTAAGTAACGCGGGCAAAAGAAAGCCCCTCTTGCCGGACAGATGCGCTATCCGACAAGAAGGGCTGTAGAACACTGGAATGCTCTGGACTCACCCTCCAGAGCATTTTTTTTGCACGTCAGACCACAAATTGCTCCGCGTAGTGGCAAGCCACCTGGCGGTTGTCCAGTGGTCGCAGCACCGGTTCATCGGTGCTGCACAGCTGGGTCGCGTACGGGCAGCGCTTGTGGAAGGCGCAGCCAGACGGCGGGTTCAACGGGTTGGGCAGCTCGCCGACGATCTTGATCTTCGGCTTGTTCGGGTCCGGATGAATGGTCGGGGTCGCCGACAGCAGCGCCTGGGTGTACGGGTGCAGCGGGCGTGCGTAGATGTCTTCCTTCGGGCCCACTTCCACCGGGCGGCCGAGGTACATCACCATCACGTCGTCGGCGACGTGTTGCACCACCGCGAGGTTGTGGGAGATGAACACGTAGGCGGTGTTGAATTCCTGCTGCAGGTCCATGAACAGGTTCAGTACCTGGGCCTGGATCGACACGTCCAACGCCGAGGTCGGTTCATCCGCCACCAGCACTTTCGGTTGCAGCATCATTGCCCGGGCCAGTGCGATCCGCTGGCGCTGGCCACCGGAGAACATGTGCGGGTAGCGCTGATAATGCTCCGGGCGCAGGCCTACTTGCTTCATCATCGCCTGGACCTTTTCGCGGCGTTCGGCGGCGGACAGGTTGGTGTTGATCAGCAGCGGCTCGCCCAGTTGGTCACCGACTTTCTGGCGCGGGTTCAGCGAGGCGTACGGGCTCTGGAACACCATCTGCACGTCTTTGCGCAATTGCTTGCGCTGGGCCTTGTCGGCACCGGCCACTTCCTGGCCGGCGATTTTCAGCGAGCCGGAAGACGGCTCTTCAATCAAGGTCAGGGCGCGGGCCAGGGTGGATTTGCCGCAACCGGATTCGCCCACGACCGCGAGGGTCTTGCCGGCTTCCAGCTCGAACGACACACCGTTGAGCGCACGCACCAGGGCGTGGCCCTTGAACAGGCCACGGGACACTTCGTAGTGACGGGTCAGGTCGCGGGCGGTAAGTACGACGGCCATTACGCCACCTCCTGATTCAGCGGGTAGAAGCAGCGGGCAAGGCTGTTGCTTTTCGGGTCAAGGCCCGGGCGTTGGGCGCGGCAGGATTCCTGCACATACGGGCAGCGGGGCGACAGCAGGCAACCCTGCGGGCGGTCATAACGGCCGGGCACGATACCCGGCAGCGTGGCCAGGCGCGTGGCGCCCAGGCTGTGCTCGGGAATCGCCTTGAGCAGCGCTTCGCTGTACGGGTGCGCCGGGATGTCGAACAACTGCGGCACCTGGCCGACTTCCACGGCTTGGCCGGCGTACATCACGCACACGCGCTGGGCGGTTTCGGCCACCACCGCGAGGTCGTGAGTGATCAGCACCAGGCCCATGTTCTGCTCTTTCTGCAAGGCCAGCAGCAGGTCCATGATCTGGGCCTGGATGGTCACGTCGAGTGCGGTGGTCGGTTCATCGGCGATCAGCAGTTTCGGCTCGCCGGCGATGGCCATGGCGATAGCCACACGCTGGCTCATACCACCGGACAACTGGTGCGGGTAGGCATCCATACGGCTGGCAGCGCCCGGGATTTCCACCTTTTCCAGCAGTTCGATGGCACGCTTGCGTGCTTGCTTGCCGGACATTTTCAAGTGCAGACGCAGCACTTCTTCGATCTGGAAACCCACGGTGTAGCTGGGGTTCAGGGCGGTCATCGGGTCCTGGAAGACCATCGCCAGGTCTTTGCCGACGATCTGCCGACGCTGACGGTTGCTCAGCTTGAGCATGTCCTTGCCGTCGAAGTTCAGGGCGTCGGCAGTGACGATGCCGGGGTGCTCGATCAGGCCCATCAGCGCCATCATGGTCACGGATTTACCCGAACCGGACTCGCCAACGATCGCCAGTACTTCGCCTTTGTCGACGGAGATGTCGAGGCCATCGACCACCGGCACGGCGGTCTTGTCGCCGAAGCGGACATTGAGATTCTTGATTTCTAGCAGTGACATGGGAATCTCCTCAGGCGGCATTCTTGAGTTTCGGGTCCAGCGCATCGCGCAGCCCGTCGCCCATCAGGTTGATTGCCAGCACGCTGAGCAAAATGGTCAAGCCAGGCAGGCTCACGACCCACCAGGCGCGTTCGATGTAGTCGCGGGCCGAGGCCAGCATGGTGCCCCACTCAGGGGTTGGCGGTTGTACGCCAAGGCCCAGGAAGCCCAGGGCGGCAGCATCGAGAATCGCCGAGGAGAAACTCAGGGTGGCCTGAACGATCAGCGGCGCCATACAGTTCGGCAGCACGGTGACGAACATCAGGCGCGGCAGGCCGGCGCCAGCAAGGCGGGCGGCGGTCACGTAGTCACGGTTCAGTTCGCCCATCACCGCAGCGCGGGTCAGGCGGACATAGGACGGCAGCGACACGATCGCGATGGCGATCACGGTGTTGATCAGGCCAGGGCCGAGGATCGCCACAATGGCTACAGCCAGCAGCAGCGACGGCAGGGCCAGCATGATGTCCATCAGACGCATGATGGTCGGGCCAAGCAGGCGCGGGAAGAACCCGGCGAACAGACCCAGCAGGATCCCCGGGATCAGCGACATGACTACCGACGACAAGCCGATCAGCAACGACAGGCGCGAACCCTGGATCAGCCGCGACAGCAGATCACGGCCCAGTTCGTCGGTGCCCAGCAGGAACTGGATCTGCCCACCTTCCAGCCAGGCCGGAGGGGTCAGCAGGAAGTCACGGTATTGCTCGCTCGGGTTATGCGGGGCCACCCAAGGGGCGAAGATCGCGCAAAACACCACCAGCAACATGAACAGCAGGCCGGCAACGGCGCCCTTGTTCTTGGAAAAGGCTTGCCAGAATTCTTTGTACGGGGACGGGTACAGCAGGCTTTGATCGACTGCTACCGCGGGAGTAGGTGTGGTCATGGTCATGATCTCAGCGCTGGTGACGGATGCGTGGGTTGGCGAAGCCGTAGAGGATATCCACCACGAAGTTCACCAGAATCACCAGGCAGGCGATTAACAGGATGCCGTTTTGCACCACGGGATAGTCCCGTGCGCCAATGGCTTCGATCAGCCATTTGCCGATGCCGGGCCACGAGAAGATGGTTTCGGTCAGGACGGCGCCGGCCAGCAACGTGCCGACTTGCAGGCCGACCACGGTAAGTACCGGGATCAAGGCGTTACGCAGGCCGTGGACGAACACCACGCGCGCCGGCGACAGGCCTTTGGCCTTGGCGGTGCGGATGTAGTCTTCGCGCAATACTTCAAGCATCGACGAACGGGTCATCCGGGCGATAACGGCCAGCGGGATGGTACCGAGCACGATGGCTGGCAGGATCAGGTGGTGCAGGGCATCCCAGAATGCGTCCGGCTCGTCAGCCAGCAGGGTGTCGATCAGCATGAAGCCGGTGCGCGGCTCGATGTCGTAGAGCAGGTCGATCCGTCCCGACACTGGCGTCCAGCCCAGGCTCACGGAGAAGAACATGATCAGGATCAGGCCCCACCAGAAGATCGGCATCGAATATCCCGCCAGGGAGATGCCCATCACCCCATGGTCGAACAGGGATCCTCGCTTCAAGGCCGCGATCACCCCGGCTAACAGCCCCAGGATGCCGGCGAACAACAGGGCGGCCATGGACAGTTCCAGGGTCGCGGGGAAAAGTGCGGTGAATTCAGTCCACACGCTGGTACGGGTACGCAGGGATTCGCCGAGGTCGCCGTGGGCGAGCTTGCCGACATAATCCAGGTATTGCGCGTAAAGCGGTTTGTTCAGACCAAGGCGTTCCATTGCCTGAGCGTGCATCTCGGGGTCGACTCGTCGTTCGCCCATCATGACTTCGACGGGGTCGCCAGGGATCATGCGAATCAACGCGAACGTCAGCAAGGTGATGCCGAAAAACGTGGGGATCAATAACCCCAATCGGCGGGCAATAAAACTAAACATCTTGTTGTGTACCTCAATCAGCCGGTTAGGCAGGTTCGGCACCGTCAATGTCGACGGTGCCGAGCGTCTCTTATCTACTTCACCTGGGTGGTGGCGAAGTTATTTGTAGTCAGAGGGCTTTGGGTAAAACCTTCGACGTTTTTACGCATGGCGGTGAACATTTTCGGGTAAGCCATGGGAATCCATGGTTGGTCCTTTTCGAAAACGTCCAGTGCTTGTTCATAGAGTGCAGCGCGTTGGGTGGGTTCAGCGATGGCGCGCGCCTTGTCGATCAAGTCTTGAAACTCTTTGTTACACCAGCGGGCGTAGTTTTCGCCGTTTTTCGCTGCATCGCAACTCAAGTTCGGGGTGAGGAAGTTATCCGGGTCCCCGTTATCCCCCGCCCAGCCGGCGGAGACCATGTCATGTTCGCCATTCTTGGCGCGTTTGAGCATTTCGCCCCATTCCATGACCTTGATGTTCACTTTCAGGCCGATTTGCGCCAGGTCCGCCTGCATGCGCTGGGCGCCGAGCATCGGGTTGGGGTTGGTCGGGCCGCCGCCGTTACGGGTGAACAGGGTGAACTCGGTGCCTTCCGGTACGCCAGCTTCCTTGAGCAGGGCGCGGGCCTTGTCCAAGTCACGCGGCGGGTTTTTCAGCTTGTCGCTGAAGCCCAGCAGGGTTGGCGGGTATGGGCCGGTGGCATCGATGGAGTTGCCTTTGCCGTACAGGGATTCGTTGTAGCCTTTTTTGTCGAACGCGATGTTGATCGCGTGACGCACCCGCGCGTCGCTCATGTACTTGTGGTTGGTGTTCAGGGCGGTGTAGCTGGTGGTCATGGCCGCCAGTTCCGCGACTTTCAGGTTTGGATCAGCCTTGGCATTCGGCACGTCATCGGGCTTGGGATACAGCGCGATCTGGCATTCGTTGGCCTTGAGCTTTTGCAGGCGCACGTTGCTGTCGGTGGTGATGGCCAGGATCAACGGGTCAGCCGGCGGCTTGCCACGGAAGTAGTCCGGGTTGGCCTTGAAGCGCACTTGGGCGTCTTTGGCGTAGCGCGAGAAGATGAACGGGCCGGTGCCGATGGGCTTGGCGTTCAGGTCGTCGGTCTTGCCGGACTTGAGCAACTGGTCGGCGTATTCGGCGGAATGAATCGAGGAAAACGCCATGGCCAGGTCGGCCAGGAACGGTGCTTCAGGGCGGGTCAGGGTGAAGACCACGGTGTGGTCGTCGGTCTTGTCTACACTCTTGAGCAGTTCCTTGAAGCCCATGCTTTCAAAGTACGGGTAGCCCACGTTGGACTTGTTGTGCCACGGGTGATTCGGGTCCAGCTGGCGCTGGAAACTCCAGAGCACGTCGTCGGCGTTCATGTTGCGCGTGGGTTTGAAGTAGTCGGTGGTGTGGAACTTGATGTCGTCACGCAGGTGAAAGGTATAGGTCAGGCCATCAGCGCTGATTTCCGGCAGGTCCTTGGCCAGCGCCGGGATCACTTCGGTGGTGCCGGGCTTGAAGTCCACCAGACGGTTGAACATGGTTTCGGCCGCGGCGTCGGCGGTGACAGCCGTGGTGTACAGGACCGGATCGAAGCCTTCCGGGCTGGCTTCGGTGCAGACGACCAACGGTTTGGCCGAGATGCCGACAGCGACGCTCAACAGCGCAGCGGCAATGGCAGCTTGTAACGGGAGCATTTTCATCTAAGAGCCCTCTGCAATCGATTGGACCAGACAAGCGTAGGCGGCGGGCCCGTCCTGAGCCCGCCGCCTACCTGGCGCTGATTAAAGAATGTTGAACGGGATGGTGGTCACCAGGCGGAACTCACGCAGGTTGCCGTCAGCCTGGTTGGCGCTGGCACGGTGAGTCACGTAGGTACCACGAATGGTGGTGGCCTTGAGTGCGCCGCTCTGGATCGCGTAAGCCGCGCCTACACCGTATTCCTGGTGCTTCTCGCCGTCCTGGGCCTGAATGCCGTTGTAGGCAAAGCCAGCCCGGCCGCCGTCGCCGGTGTAGTGAGTACCGTCGATACCCCAGCCGCGAGCCGAGTAGATGTTGAACTTCAGGCCCGGCACGCCGTATTCGGCCATGTTGATGCCGTAGGCGATCTGGAAGGACTTCTCGTTCGGACCGTTAAAGTCGGACGTCAGGGAGTTGGCCAGGTAGATGCCGTTGGTTTCGTGCAGGTAGTCGAAGTACTCGTCGCCGTTCACGGCCTGGTACGAGAAGGTCAGGCTGTGAGCCTGGTGGGTCAGGCCGAACGACAGCGAGTAGGTGTCGTTGTCGATCTTGCCCATCAACTTTTTGCCTTCGTCGACGGTTTTGTAGTAGTTCAGGCCGGTGGTCAGGGACAGGGTCTGGCTGTCACCCAGCTCGTGGGTAGCACCGAAGTAGTACTGGTTCCAGAAGTCTTCCACGTTGGCGGCGAACAGGCTGGTCTTCAGGCTCTTGAACGGCTGGTAGTTGACGCCCAGGGTGTTGACCTTGTCGGTTTCCTGGCGACCGTTGCCGTATTCGGTACGGAATTTCGACAGGCTCTGCTCGGTCCGTGGCGAAACGCGGTCAAACACGCCGCCCTGGAACGACAGGTTGCTGAACTCTTCGCTGTTGAAGCTCACACCTTCAAAGCTCGAAGGCAGTGCACGGTTGCCGATGGTGTCGACGATGCCGCTGCTGAAGTTCTGGCGACCGGCGGTCAAGGTGGTGTTCGAGACACGGAACTTGACGTTGGCCAGACCCAGTTTGCTCCACTGGTCTACAGCGTCGCCGTCGGAATCAGCCAGGGTACGGTTGGAGCCGCCCTTGATGTCGCGCTTGCTGCGGTCCAGGACCAGAGCGTTGTAGACCGCCACTTCAGTGCTCACGCCAACGGTGCCTTGGGTGAAACCCGAGGTAGCGTTGAGGATGGTGCCTTGCACCCAGTTGGTACGGTAGTTGTCAGTACGGGCTTCGCCGTGCTTCTGGTAAGTGAACTTGCTGCCACGGAAGCGTTGTTCGTTGGAGAACCAGTTACGGGTTGTACCGCCCAGGCTTGCTCCATCGATAAAGCCTTTGGCCTCGCTTTGGGCGCTGGTGCCGGCCAATGTGGTTGGAACGAAGTCCTGGCTTGCAGGTTCAGCGTAGGCGGTAGCCGTGATGCTGCTGATGGCCAGGGCCAGTAGCGCGTTGCTGCTCAGTTTCATGGGTGAAGCTCCTTTGGTTCTCTTTTTAATGCCGGTCTTTTTAGGTGAACCGGCTATTGGGTGTGTAACTCGTTCAAGCCTTTGCAAACGTTTGCCCAAGGGTAAAACCCGAAATAAGGCTGCACGTTTGCAGCAAGGCGAGTGCTCGCCCTGCGCAATCCGGTTATCTTTTTATGGGTTGATGCTGACGCCCGAGAACACGTTGCGGCCGAAGGGGCTGACTTTGAACCCTTCGACTTTGGCGCTTAACGGCTGGTTGACCGTCGAGTGGGCGACTGGCGTGATCGGCACCTGCTGCTTGAGCAGTTGCTGCGCCTGTTTGTACAGAACAGTCCTTTGTTCGCGGTCGGTCACGACCTTGGCTTGCTTGATCAGCTTGTCATACGCCGGGTCACACCACATGGAGTAGTTGTTCCCGCCGATGGCGTCGCAGCTGTAGAGGGTGCCCAGCCAGTTGTCCGGGTCACCGTTGTCGCCGGTCCAGCCGATCAGGCTGATATCGTGCTCGCCATTCTTGGTGCGCTTGATGTACTCGCCCCATTCATAGCTGACGATCTTGACCTTGAGGCCAATCTTCGC from Pseudomonas yamanorum harbors:
- a CDS encoding ABC transporter permease subunit yields the protein MTTPTPAVAVDQSLLYPSPYKEFWQAFSKNKGAVAGLLFMLLVVFCAIFAPWVAPHNPSEQYRDFLLTPPAWLEGGQIQFLLGTDELGRDLLSRLIQGSRLSLLIGLSSVVMSLIPGILLGLFAGFFPRLLGPTIMRLMDIMLALPSLLLAVAIVAILGPGLINTVIAIAIVSLPSYVRLTRAAVMGELNRDYVTAARLAGAGLPRLMFVTVLPNCMAPLIVQATLSFSSAILDAAALGFLGLGVQPPTPEWGTMLASARDYIERAWWVVSLPGLTILLSVLAINLMGDGLRDALDPKLKNAA
- a CDS encoding ABC transporter permease, with translation MAIRYGKGLIGGAVVVAPLALLVHWIGINTIELYRDDLLFYLQAHLILVLVSMLAALIVGIPAGILLSRPNMVGRAERFMQIFNIGNTVPPLAVLAIALGVLGIGSGPAIFALFLASLLPIVRNTYEGLKNVQGSLKEAAVGIGMTPRQVLFRVELPNAVPIIIGGVRVALAINVGTAPLAFLIGANSLGSLIFPGIALNNQPQLLLGAACTALLALLLDGLVTMASRLWLERGLRPS
- a CDS encoding OprD family porin, translated to MKLSSNALLALAISSITATAYAEPASQDFVPTTLAGTSAQSEAKGFIDGASLGGTTRNWFSNEQRFRGSKFTYQKHGEARTDNYRTNWVQGTILNATSGFTQGTVGVSTEVAVYNALVLDRSKRDIKGGSNRTLADSDGDAVDQWSKLGLANVKFRVSNTTLTAGRQNFSSGIVDTIGNRALPSSFEGVSFNSEEFSNLSFQGGVFDRVSPRTEQSLSKFRTEYGNGRQETDKVNTLGVNYQPFKSLKTSLFAANVEDFWNQYYFGATHELGDSQTLSLTTGLNYYKTVDEGKKLMGKIDNDTYSLSFGLTHQAHSLTFSYQAVNGDEYFDYLHETNGIYLANSLTSDFNGPNEKSFQIAYGINMAEYGVPGLKFNIYSARGWGIDGTHYTGDGGRAGFAYNGIQAQDGEKHQEYGVGAAYAIQSGALKATTIRGTYVTHRASANQADGNLREFRLVTTIPFNIL
- a CDS encoding peptide chain release factor 3, which translates into the protein MTHQAAEVAKRRTFAIISHPDAGKTTITEKLLLMGKAIAVAGTVKSRKSDRHATSDWMEMEKQRGISITTSVMQFPYRDHMINLLDTPGHEDFSEDTYRTLTAVDSALMVLDGGKGVEPRTIALMDVCRLRDTPIVSFINKLDRDIRDPIELLDEIEAVLKIKAAPITWPIGCYRDFKGVYHLADDYIIVYTAGHGHERTDVKIIEKLDSDEARAHLGDEYDRFVDQLELVQGACHEFNQQEFLDGQLTPVFFGTALGNFGVDHVLDAVVNWAPKPLARVANERTVEPVEEKFAGFVFKIQANMDPKHRDRIAFMRICSGKYEKGMKMRHVRTGKDVRIGDALTFFSSEREQLEEAFAGDIIGLHNHGTIQIGDTFTEGEALGFTGIPHFAPELFRRVRLRDPLKSKQLRQGLQQLAEEGATQVFFPERSNDIILGAVGVLQFDVVASRLKEEYKVECSYEPITVYSARWIDCSDKKKLEEFKIKAVENLAIDGGGHLTYLAPTRVNLALMEERWPDVKFRATREHH
- a CDS encoding glycine betaine ABC transporter substrate-binding protein encodes the protein MKKLTLILSCVLLFAGFAQAAEKPVIRIGARVFTEQTLLAEITSQYLRTKGYDTRVTGGLGSNLARSAQESGQLDLIWEYTGVSLVAYNHVDEKLDSEQSYARVKELDAKKGLVWLSPSKFSNTYALALPENVAKEFPQINSISDLTAALAEKTKENRLVALDTEFANRSDGMAGMVKLYDMNLTRKNTRQMDAGLVYTALRNGQVFAGLVYTTDGRLNAFKLKLLEDDKHYFPDYTAAPVVRQVYLDAHPQLAADLKPLAALFDDETMRQLNARVDVDHESPSAVAADFLRQHPIN
- a CDS encoding peptide ABC transporter ATP-binding protein; the encoded protein is MAVVLTARDLTRHYEVSRGLFKGHALVRALNGVSFELEAGKTLAVVGESGCGKSTLARALTLIEEPSSGSLKIAGQEVAGADKAQRKQLRKDVQMVFQSPYASLNPRQKVGDQLGEPLLINTNLSAAERREKVQAMMKQVGLRPEHYQRYPHMFSGGQRQRIALARAMMLQPKVLVADEPTSALDVSIQAQVLNLFMDLQQEFNTAYVFISHNLAVVQHVADDVMVMYLGRPVEVGPKEDIYARPLHPYTQALLSATPTIHPDPNKPKIKIVGELPNPLNPPSGCAFHKRCPYATQLCSTDEPVLRPLDNRQVACHYAEQFVV
- a CDS encoding ABC transporter permease subunit, whose amino-acid sequence is MFSFIARRLGLLIPTFFGITLLTFALIRMIPGDPVEVMMGERRVDPEMHAQAMERLGLNKPLYAQYLDYVGKLAHGDLGESLRTRTSVWTEFTALFPATLELSMAALLFAGILGLLAGVIAALKRGSLFDHGVMGISLAGYSMPIFWWGLILIMFFSVSLGWTPVSGRIDLLYDIEPRTGFMLIDTLLADEPDAFWDALHHLILPAIVLGTIPLAVIARMTRSSMLEVLREDYIRTAKAKGLSPARVVFVHGLRNALIPVLTVVGLQVGTLLAGAVLTETIFSWPGIGKWLIEAIGARDYPVVQNGILLIACLVILVNFVVDILYGFANPRIRHQR
- a CDS encoding ABC transporter ATP-binding protein is translated as MSLLEIKNLNVRFGDKTAVPVVDGLDISVDKGEVLAIVGESGSGKSVTMMALMGLIEHPGIVTADALNFDGKDMLKLSNRQRRQIVGKDLAMVFQDPMTALNPSYTVGFQIEEVLRLHLKMSGKQARKRAIELLEKVEIPGAASRMDAYPHQLSGGMSQRVAIAMAIAGEPKLLIADEPTTALDVTIQAQIMDLLLALQKEQNMGLVLITHDLAVVAETAQRVCVMYAGQAVEVGQVPQLFDIPAHPYSEALLKAIPEHSLGATRLATLPGIVPGRYDRPQGCLLSPRCPYVQESCRAQRPGLDPKSNSLARCFYPLNQEVA
- a CDS encoding ABC transporter substrate-binding protein, which produces MKMLPLQAAIAAALLSVAVGISAKPLVVCTEASPEGFDPVLYTTAVTADAAAETMFNRLVDFKPGTTEVIPALAKDLPEISADGLTYTFHLRDDIKFHTTDYFKPTRNMNADDVLWSFQRQLDPNHPWHNKSNVGYPYFESMGFKELLKSVDKTDDHTVVFTLTRPEAPFLADLAMAFSSIHSAEYADQLLKSGKTDDLNAKPIGTGPFIFSRYAKDAQVRFKANPDYFRGKPPADPLILAITTDSNVRLQKLKANECQIALYPKPDDVPNAKADPNLKVAELAAMTTSYTALNTNHKYMSDARVRHAINIAFDKKGYNESLYGKGNSIDATGPYPPTLLGFSDKLKNPPRDLDKARALLKEAGVPEGTEFTLFTRNGGGPTNPNPMLGAQRMQADLAQIGLKVNIKVMEWGEMLKRAKNGEHDMVSAGWAGDNGDPDNFLTPNLSCDAAKNGENYARWCNKEFQDLIDKARAIAEPTQRAALYEQALDVFEKDQPWIPMAYPKMFTAMRKNVEGFTQSPLTTNNFATTQVK